A window from Pseudobutyrivibrio ruminis HUN009 encodes these proteins:
- a CDS encoding aminopeptidase, with protein sequence MSSTFYKEFDDIMERFELATERISQIKEDKELPENLQAYFNQVAEFVMMVLPIMNKAIEGTLAQRTLEQCQADNKTIFSIYEESNYENSFLCPTYAVEKLGEEVGGPLSAAFYSITSIIEAAFAGRVDKFTIYCELLLQLYGECQIEDEDKYRRESILNALYSFKHDYCQMFLSEQIISMVDPEYDFYTRIIMEDDLSDDRYMYKYGMYIGPNELGIAAHLRSLPHEDVVAMAQTYVQGYIKGFEVTGKDISIKDTVCVNAPVGFELMTREAIRLFDEAGLAATVRFGGTSSRNLFSSVPNKQCEYDHKDDRAYYWDKGMADRFLEVQKNTLEKHKELAAVYGGPAVIETFGEVPFEPANRAENAAYSDKQNELNVYYASQNGQINNQYIKGEERSFTIIAYPIPEIGKDFNEIFNETVAVNTMDYELYKNIQQHIIDVLDQGEKVHVTGRGENHTDITVKLHHLDDPAHQTNFENCVADVNIPVGEVFTSPELEGTNGVLHVTQVYLNELGYRNLEMKFEDGKIVSYTCSNFDTEEENKKYIYDNVLHKHDTLPMGEFAIGTNTRAFVMGQKYSIADKLPILIAEKTGPHFAVGDTCYSHAEDVPMYNPDGKECIARDNSCSLLRKTDFSKAYFNCHTDITIPYYELGDITVITADGRELPIIREGRFVVPGTEELNKALDM encoded by the coding sequence ATGAGCAGCACTTTTTACAAAGAATTTGATGATATAATGGAACGCTTTGAGCTTGCTACAGAGCGTATATCTCAGATAAAAGAAGATAAAGAATTACCTGAAAATCTTCAGGCATATTTTAATCAGGTAGCTGAATTCGTCATGATGGTTCTTCCTATCATGAATAAGGCTATCGAAGGAACACTTGCACAGCGTACTCTTGAGCAGTGTCAGGCAGACAACAAAACTATTTTTTCTATTTATGAAGAAAGCAATTACGAGAATAGCTTTTTGTGTCCAACATATGCAGTAGAAAAGCTTGGCGAAGAAGTGGGCGGGCCTCTTTCGGCAGCATTCTATTCTATTACAAGCATTATAGAGGCTGCATTTGCTGGAAGAGTAGATAAGTTTACAATCTATTGTGAGCTTCTTCTTCAGCTCTATGGAGAATGCCAGATTGAGGACGAGGATAAATATCGTCGCGAGAGCATTTTAAATGCACTTTACTCATTTAAGCACGATTATTGCCAGATGTTCCTTTCAGAACAGATTATATCAATGGTTGATCCTGAGTATGATTTCTACACAAGAATCATTATGGAGGATGATCTTTCAGATGATAGATATATGTACAAGTATGGTATGTATATCGGGCCAAACGAGCTTGGTATAGCGGCTCATTTGCGTAGCCTTCCTCACGAGGATGTTGTAGCTATGGCTCAGACTTACGTTCAGGGCTATATCAAAGGCTTTGAGGTGACTGGCAAGGATATCTCTATTAAAGATACAGTTTGTGTTAATGCTCCAGTTGGATTCGAGCTTATGACTCGCGAAGCAATTCGTCTCTTTGACGAAGCAGGTCTTGCTGCTACTGTTAGATTTGGTGGTACATCATCTCGTAACCTTTTCTCAAGCGTTCCTAACAAGCAGTGCGAGTACGATCACAAGGATGACAGAGCTTACTACTGGGATAAGGGCATGGCAGACAGATTCCTTGAGGTTCAGAAGAACACTCTTGAGAAGCACAAAGAGCTTGCTGCAGTATATGGTGGGCCAGCTGTTATCGAGACATTTGGAGAAGTTCCATTTGAGCCAGCTAATAGAGCGGAGAATGCAGCGTATTCAGACAAGCAAAACGAGCTTAATGTTTATTATGCAAGCCAGAATGGTCAGATAAATAATCAATACATCAAGGGAGAGGAACGAAGCTTCACAATTATTGCTTACCCTATTCCTGAAATCGGCAAGGATTTCAATGAAATCTTTAATGAGACAGTTGCTGTTAACACAATGGATTACGAGTTATACAAAAACATCCAGCAGCACATCATCGACGTATTAGATCAGGGTGAAAAGGTTCACGTTACAGGCCGTGGAGAAAATCACACTGATATTACAGTAAAGCTTCATCATTTAGATGACCCTGCACACCAGACTAATTTCGAAAACTGCGTTGCAGATGTTAATATCCCAGTTGGTGAGGTATTCACAAGCCCAGAGCTTGAAGGAACAAATGGTGTTCTTCATGTAACTCAGGTATATCTTAATGAGCTTGGATATCGCAATCTTGAAATGAAGTTTGAGGATGGCAAGATTGTTTCATATACATGTAGCAATTTTGACACTGAAGAAGAAAATAAAAAATATATATACGACAATGTTCTGCATAAGCATGACACTCTTCCAATGGGAGAGTTTGCTATCGGAACAAATACCAGAGCTTTTGTGATGGGACAGAAATATTCCATTGCAGATAAGCTTCCAATCCTTATAGCAGAAAAAACAGGTCCACATTTTGCAGTAGGTGATACATGCTATTCTCACGCCGAGGATGTACCTATGTACAATCCAGACGGCAAGGAATGTATCGCAAGAGACAATTCTTGCTCACTACTTCGCAAGACGGACTTTTCGAAGGCATATTTCAATTGCCACACAGATATTACAATTCCTTACTATGAGTTAGGAGATATCACAGTTATTACAGCTGATGGCCGTGAGCTTCCTATCATTCGTGAAGGGCGCTTCGTCGTTCCAGGTACGGAAGAACTCAATAAGGCATTAGACATGTAA
- the rhaD gene encoding rhamnulose-1-phosphate aldolase: protein MKVLEAKFVEGFMRMANDGWEQGWHERNGGNLSYRIKPEEVDSVKEEFVAGDWREIGTEVKDLAGEYFLVTGSGKYFRNVVIDPTDSIGIIEVDETGSKYRIVWGFVNGGRPTSELPSHLMNLEVCKKRNAEIRVVYHCHPTNVIALTYVLPLEDEIFTREIWEMATECPIVFSQGIGVVPWMVPGGRDIAVATSEIMATKDVAVWAHHGMFVCGTDFDIAFGLMHTVEKAAEVLVKVLSMTNKKRQTIQPDEFRALNAPFGVQINEECLYEKKSDIIGER from the coding sequence ATGAAAGTATTAGAAGCAAAGTTTGTAGAAGGTTTTATGAGAATGGCAAATGACGGCTGGGAGCAGGGCTGGCATGAGCGCAATGGCGGAAACCTTTCTTATAGAATCAAGCCTGAGGAAGTAGATAGCGTAAAGGAAGAGTTCGTAGCAGGGGATTGGAGAGAAATCGGAACAGAAGTTAAGGATTTAGCAGGAGAGTATTTCCTTGTTACAGGCTCTGGAAAGTATTTCAGAAATGTAGTTATCGATCCAACTGATTCTATCGGAATCATTGAAGTAGATGAGACTGGTAGCAAATACAGAATCGTATGGGGATTTGTAAATGGCGGCAGACCAACATCAGAACTTCCATCACACCTTATGAACCTTGAGGTTTGCAAGAAGAGAAATGCAGAGATTCGCGTGGTATATCATTGCCATCCAACAAATGTTATTGCACTTACATATGTGCTTCCGCTTGAGGATGAAATCTTCACAAGAGAAATTTGGGAGATGGCAACAGAATGTCCAATCGTATTCTCTCAGGGAATCGGCGTAGTACCATGGATGGTTCCAGGCGGAAGAGATATTGCAGTTGCAACATCTGAAATCATGGCAACAAAGGATGTAGCTGTTTGGGCTCATCATGGTATGTTTGTATGCGGTACTGATTTTGATATTGCATTTGGTCTCATGCATACAGTTGAAAAGGCTGCTGAGGTACTTGTAAAGGTTCTTTCTATGACAAACAAGAAGCGTCAGACAATCCAGCCAGATGAGTTTAGAGCATTAAATGCACCATTTGGTGTTCAGATTAATGAAGAATGCTTATACGAAAAGAAGAGCGATATTATTGGAGAAAGATAA
- the pyrE gene encoding orotate phosphoribosyltransferase: protein MESYKSQFIEFMVESDVLKFGDFTLKSGRKSPFFMNAGAYVTGSQLMRLGEYYAKAIHDAYGEDFDVLFGPAYKGIPLAVITAEAFYKLYGKEIKYCSNRKEEKDHGADMGSLLGYKISDGDRVVMIEDVTTSGKSMEETVPIVRAQGDVTIVGLMVSLNRQEVGLSGDKTKTALDEVAETYGFKTGAIVTMDEVVEHLYNRECQGKVVIDDDMKARIDAYYKEYGVQ from the coding sequence ATGGAAAGCTACAAGTCACAATTTATAGAGTTTATGGTGGAGTCTGACGTCCTCAAATTCGGTGATTTTACATTGAAGAGCGGGCGTAAGTCTCCTTTTTTTATGAATGCAGGCGCCTACGTTACAGGTAGCCAGCTTATGCGCCTTGGCGAGTATTATGCAAAGGCAATTCATGATGCTTACGGTGAGGATTTTGATGTTCTTTTTGGACCAGCCTACAAAGGCATTCCTCTTGCTGTTATCACAGCTGAAGCATTTTACAAGCTATATGGCAAAGAAATCAAATATTGCAGCAACCGTAAAGAAGAAAAGGATCATGGAGCAGACATGGGCTCACTTCTTGGCTACAAGATTTCCGATGGCGATAGAGTCGTTATGATTGAGGATGTTACAACATCTGGAAAGAGCATGGAAGAAACAGTTCCAATTGTTAGAGCACAGGGCGATGTTACAATTGTTGGTCTTATGGTTTCTTTAAATCGTCAGGAAGTTGGTCTTTCAGGAGATAAAACAAAGACAGCCCTTGATGAAGTCGCAGAAACATACGGTTTCAAGACAGGTGCTATTGTTACAATGGATGAGGTTGTTGAGCACCTTTATAACAGAGAGTGCCAGGGTAAGGTTGTCATTGACGACGATATGAAGGCACGCATCGATGCATATTATAAGGAATATGGAGTTCAGTAA
- a CDS encoding L,D-transpeptidase, translating to MFFKHKKSFIAIALVLSLFFSISSTSIEAKAATPYALYVNRVANVVTVMSLDAQGQYTIPVKAYLCSVGANIEDTPTGVFATSDYYEWRQLFGNSYGRYAIRFNGHILFHSVPYAAPTVNSLRGNAFNMLGQGASQGCVRMAVGDLKWIYDNCKAGTPVIVYDDATNPGPLGRPASVKLDVNAGLIGYDPTEEAAYNPWMTLVPTQYLKQDSGDGIIHGYVGMDAEALEQYIGARYSDGREIEKWNYSIQINGNYNPNVSGTYVVWIKVADNRGYTSVEKQYTIQL from the coding sequence ATGTTTTTCAAACACAAAAAAAGTTTTATTGCAATCGCGCTTGTTTTATCTTTATTCTTTAGTATTAGTAGTACTTCTATTGAAGCTAAAGCAGCTACTCCATATGCTTTATATGTAAATCGTGTGGCAAACGTTGTTACTGTAATGTCGCTTGATGCCCAAGGACAGTACACTATACCGGTAAAGGCTTATTTATGCTCAGTTGGAGCAAATATTGAGGACACTCCAACAGGAGTTTTTGCTACATCTGATTATTATGAGTGGAGACAGCTTTTTGGAAATAGTTATGGTCGATATGCCATCAGATTTAATGGACATATTCTTTTCCATTCAGTTCCATATGCAGCGCCTACTGTTAACTCCCTTAGAGGAAATGCATTTAATATGTTAGGTCAGGGAGCATCTCAGGGATGTGTTCGCATGGCAGTTGGAGATTTAAAGTGGATTTATGATAATTGCAAGGCAGGTACACCTGTAATTGTTTATGATGATGCAACAAATCCTGGCCCCCTTGGTAGACCAGCATCTGTCAAGCTTGATGTAAATGCAGGCCTTATTGGTTATGATCCTACAGAAGAGGCAGCTTACAATCCATGGATGACACTTGTGCCTACACAGTACTTGAAGCAGGATTCAGGAGATGGAATTATTCATGGATATGTTGGAATGGATGCGGAAGCTCTTGAACAATATATTGGTGCTAGATATAGCGATGGAAGAGAAATTGAGAAGTGGAATTATTCGATTCAAATAAATGGAAACTATAATCCTAATGTTTCAGGAACTTATGTTGTTTGGATTAAGGTTGCTGATAACAGAGGATATACATCAGTTGAAAAACAATATACTATTCAGTTATAA
- a CDS encoding TetR/AcrR family transcriptional regulator, whose amino-acid sequence MKSDIKYKLAEAMKACMKTTSVENITVKQIVDVCGVSRQSFYRNFIDKYDLINWYFDCLLEQSFKEMGQGETIREGLIKKFAYIKQERLFFTAGFKGDDQNNLKDHDFIMIYEFYCDLIREKTGDNLDKHMRKLLEMYCQASIYMTVQWLMKGMKESEEELADLMIDAMPDMLHKLFKEIDLV is encoded by the coding sequence ATGAAATCAGACATCAAATACAAGCTGGCAGAAGCTATGAAAGCCTGCATGAAAACTACATCAGTGGAAAACATCACTGTCAAACAGATAGTGGATGTGTGTGGTGTTTCAAGACAAAGTTTCTATCGCAACTTTATCGACAAATATGACCTGATTAACTGGTATTTTGATTGCCTATTGGAACAATCCTTCAAGGAAATGGGGCAGGGCGAAACTATTCGTGAAGGTCTTATTAAAAAGTTTGCATACATAAAGCAGGAGAGATTATTCTTTACGGCTGGATTTAAGGGAGATGACCAGAACAATCTCAAGGACCATGACTTTATCATGATTTACGAGTTTTATTGTGATTTGATAAGAGAGAAGACTGGTGATAATCTTGATAAACATATGAGAAAGCTGCTGGAAATGTATTGCCAGGCATCTATCTACATGACTGTACAGTGGCTTATGAAAGGTATGAAGGAGTCTGAAGAAGAGCTGGCTGATTTGATGATAGATGCAATGCCAGATATGTTACACAAGCTATTCAAAGAAATAGATTTGGTTTAG
- the rhaB gene encoding rhamnulokinase: MTNYYLAVDIGASSGRHMLAHLEEGKVVLEEIHRFSNGMIEVDGHKRWDIEELFRQMIIGLKKCKELGKIPTSMGIDTWAVDYVLLDENDNVVRPCFGYRDSRTAGMDEEVYKIIPEDKLYERTGIQKAIFNTIYQLMADKKAGYLKDAKSFLMVPDYLHYLLTGVKSNEYTNCSTTQLLNPDTKEWDYELIEMLGFNKDLFGEIKQPGTFIGAFSDSVKAEVGFDCKVVLPPTHDTASAVFAVPNTSDNVLYISSGTWSLLGSENMEAICTKEAMEANFTNEGGYDGRFRFLKNIMGLWMIQSVRNELIAAGQEYSFAELCNLAEQAKIDAFVDANDDCFLAPKSMIEAVKEYCRSHGQDEPQTPGELAKVIYQSLAICYRKACKEVEAITGKHFDTINVVGGGSKAGYLNKLTAETTGKNVIAGPSEATALGNIGAQMVSAGEVAGLKAFRKLLA; the protein is encoded by the coding sequence ATGACAAATTATTATTTAGCGGTAGATATTGGGGCATCTTCGGGTAGGCATATGCTTGCCCATCTTGAAGAGGGCAAAGTTGTTTTAGAGGAAATCCATCGATTTTCCAATGGAATGATTGAGGTGGATGGTCATAAGAGATGGGACATTGAGGAGCTCTTTAGACAGATGATTATTGGCTTAAAGAAATGTAAGGAGCTTGGAAAAATCCCGACCTCAATGGGCATTGACACCTGGGCAGTGGACTATGTTCTTTTAGATGAAAATGATAATGTGGTTAGACCATGCTTTGGATATCGCGATAGCAGAACAGCTGGAATGGACGAAGAGGTTTATAAAATAATTCCTGAGGATAAGCTGTATGAGCGCACTGGAATTCAAAAGGCTATCTTTAACACAATTTATCAACTTATGGCAGATAAAAAGGCGGGCTATCTTAAGGATGCGAAAAGCTTTTTGATGGTACCAGATTATCTCCATTATCTACTGACAGGCGTTAAATCAAATGAGTATACCAATTGTTCTACAACCCAGCTCCTTAATCCTGATACAAAAGAGTGGGACTATGAGCTTATTGAGATGCTTGGTTTCAATAAGGATTTATTTGGTGAGATTAAGCAGCCTGGTACATTCATTGGCGCATTTTCAGATTCAGTAAAGGCAGAAGTGGGATTCGACTGCAAAGTTGTACTTCCACCTACTCACGACACTGCCTCAGCTGTATTTGCAGTTCCAAACACATCTGACAATGTACTTTATATTTCATCTGGTACATGGTCCCTTTTAGGTAGTGAGAACATGGAAGCCATCTGCACAAAAGAGGCAATGGAAGCCAACTTCACCAACGAAGGTGGCTACGATGGTAGATTCCGTTTCCTTAAAAACATCATGGGACTTTGGATGATTCAGTCTGTAAGAAATGAGCTGATTGCAGCAGGGCAGGAGTATTCTTTTGCTGAGCTTTGTAATCTGGCAGAACAGGCGAAGATAGATGCTTTTGTGGATGCTAACGATGATTGCTTCCTTGCGCCGAAGTCTATGATAGAAGCAGTGAAGGAATACTGTAGAAGTCATGGCCAGGATGAACCTCAAACACCGGGAGAGCTTGCAAAGGTAATTTATCAGTCACTTGCAATCTGCTACAGAAAGGCCTGCAAAGAGGTTGAGGCTATCACTGGTAAGCACTTTGACACCATTAACGTAGTCGGTGGAGGCTCAAAAGCTGGCTACTTGAATAAACTCACAGCAGAAACCACAGGAAAAAATGTGATAGCTGGCCCATCAGAAGCTACAGCCCTTGGCAACATCGGTGCCCAGATGGTATCTGCTGGTGAAGTGGCTGGGCTTAAGGCGTTTAGAAAGCTATTGGCATAA
- the fucO gene encoding lactaldehyde reductase produces MANRISLNPTSYHGAGAIQEVVNEIKAHGFKKAFVASDPDLIKFGVTAKVTDLLDGAGIPYGVYSDIKPNPTIENVKNGVEAFKTSGADCIVAIGGGSSMDTSKAIGIIITNPEFADVRSLEGVAPTKNPCVPIIAVPTTAGTAAEVTINYVITDVEKERKFVCVDTNDMPIVAVVDPDMMSSMPKGLTAATGMDALTHAIEGYTTKAAWEMTDMFHLEAIRLISKNLRDAVENKKEGREGMALGQYIAGMGFSNVGLGIDHAMAHTLSAHYDTPHGVACAMFLPISMEFNREYTGERLREVARAMGVEGVDNMTQDEYRDAAIAAVKKLSEDVGIPKTLDKIKEEDLDQLATDALNDACYPGNPREATKEQVIDMFRMLMA; encoded by the coding sequence ATGGCTAACAGAATTTCTTTAAATCCAACATCTTATCATGGTGCTGGTGCAATCCAGGAAGTAGTAAATGAGATTAAGGCTCATGGCTTCAAGAAAGCATTTGTTGCTTCAGATCCAGATCTTATTAAATTTGGAGTGACAGCTAAGGTTACAGACTTACTTGATGGAGCAGGTATTCCTTATGGTGTATACTCAGATATCAAACCAAATCCAACAATCGAAAATGTAAAGAACGGTGTTGAAGCATTTAAGACTTCTGGTGCAGATTGCATCGTTGCTATCGGTGGCGGATCATCGATGGATACATCAAAGGCAATTGGTATCATTATCACAAATCCAGAGTTTGCAGATGTTCGTTCGCTTGAAGGTGTTGCACCTACAAAGAATCCATGTGTACCTATTATTGCAGTTCCAACAACAGCAGGTACAGCAGCAGAGGTTACAATCAATTACGTTATTACAGACGTTGAAAAGGAAAGAAAGTTTGTATGTGTAGATACAAATGATATGCCAATCGTTGCAGTTGTTGACCCTGATATGATGTCATCTATGCCAAAGGGACTTACAGCCGCTACAGGTATGGATGCTCTTACACATGCAATTGAAGGATATACAACAAAGGCAGCTTGGGAGATGACAGATATGTTCCATCTTGAGGCTATTCGTCTTATTTCAAAGAATCTTCGTGATGCTGTTGAAAATAAAAAGGAAGGCCGCGAGGGTATGGCACTTGGTCAGTACATTGCAGGTATGGGCTTCTCAAATGTTGGTCTTGGAATTGACCATGCAATGGCTCACACACTTTCAGCACACTACGACACACCACACGGTGTAGCATGTGCAATGTTCCTTCCTATTTCTATGGAATTCAACCGCGAGTATACTGGGGAGAGACTTCGCGAGGTTGCTAGAGCTATGGGGGTAGAAGGTGTTGATAACATGACACAGGATGAGTACCGTGACGCAGCTATTGCAGCTGTTAAGAAGCTTTCTGAGGATGTTGGTATTCCAAAGACTCTTGATAAGATTAAGGAAGAGGATTTAGACCAGCTTGCAACAGATGCTCTTAATGATGCTTGCTATCCAGGAAATCCTCGTGAGGCTACAAAGGAGCAGGTAATTGATATGTTCCGTATGCTCATGGCATAA
- the pyk gene encoding pyruvate kinase: MRKTKIICTIGPASMNEETLTAMAKAGMNVARMNFSHGDHEEQGMKMDLVKKVRKKLNMPIAILLDTKGPEYRIKTFKDGSVTVNEGDTFIFTTDDVEGDQTRVSVTHKNLHKDLNVGDVLSVCNGIVFFEVTEIKGHDVITKCTAGGTMSNKKSMSFPNKVMSGPYLSEQDKKDILFGLENDIDFIAASFVSTKQDMIELRTFLDENGGKDVEVIAKIENQPGVDNVDEILEIANGIMVARGDLGVEIPFVNLPAVQKQLITRARELGKRVVTATEMLESMITNPRPTRAEISDVANAVYDGTSAIMLSGESAQGKFPVQAVATMAEIAETTENDINYNGRFHKDDIAIASIPDAVCHSTCSMAIDVEAKAIVACTMSGYTAKRVSRFRCPVDVIAMTTDKKVWRKLALSWGVTPVLVDKFTSLDVMFYHAVGRAKQMLNLKSGDRVVLTGGPIDGNVGNTNTIKVESIQ; encoded by the coding sequence ATGAGAAAGACAAAGATTATTTGTACAATCGGACCAGCCAGCATGAATGAGGAAACTCTTACAGCTATGGCAAAGGCCGGAATGAACGTAGCAAGAATGAACTTCTCCCATGGTGACCATGAGGAGCAGGGCATGAAGATGGATTTAGTTAAGAAAGTCCGCAAGAAGCTTAACATGCCAATCGCCATCTTACTTGACACAAAGGGACCAGAGTACCGTATCAAAACATTTAAGGACGGCTCTGTTACAGTTAACGAAGGTGACACATTCATCTTCACTACAGACGATGTTGAAGGTGATCAGACTAGAGTATCAGTTACTCACAAGAACCTTCACAAGGATCTTAACGTAGGTGATGTACTTTCAGTTTGCAACGGTATCGTATTCTTCGAGGTTACAGAAATCAAAGGCCACGATGTTATTACAAAGTGTACAGCCGGCGGTACTATGAGCAACAAGAAGTCAATGAGCTTCCCTAACAAGGTTATGTCAGGCCCATACCTTTCAGAGCAGGACAAGAAGGATATTCTTTTTGGTCTTGAGAACGACATTGATTTCATCGCTGCATCATTTGTTTCAACAAAGCAGGATATGATCGAGCTTAGAACATTCCTTGATGAGAATGGTGGTAAGGATGTAGAGGTTATCGCTAAGATCGAGAACCAGCCAGGTGTTGATAACGTAGATGAGATTCTTGAAATTGCAAATGGTATCATGGTTGCTCGTGGTGACCTTGGTGTTGAAATCCCATTTGTAAATCTTCCAGCAGTTCAGAAGCAGCTTATCACAAGAGCTCGTGAGCTTGGTAAGAGAGTTGTTACAGCTACAGAGATGCTTGAGTCTATGATTACAAATCCACGTCCTACACGTGCTGAAATCTCTGACGTTGCTAACGCTGTATATGATGGAACTTCTGCAATCATGCTTTCAGGCGAGTCAGCTCAGGGTAAATTCCCAGTACAGGCTGTTGCTACAATGGCAGAAATCGCTGAGACTACAGAGAACGACATCAACTACAACGGTCGTTTCCACAAGGATGACATCGCAATCGCTTCTATTCCAGATGCTGTTTGTCACTCTACATGTTCAATGGCTATCGACGTTGAGGCAAAGGCTATCGTTGCTTGCACAATGTCAGGTTACACAGCAAAGCGTGTTAGCCGTTTCCGTTGTCCAGTAGATGTAATCGCTATGACTACAGACAAAAAGGTTTGGAGAAAGCTTGCACTTAGCTGGGGTGTTACACCAGTTCTCGTTGATAAGTTCACATCACTTGATGTTATGTTCTATCATGCAGTTGGACGTGCTAAGCAGATGCTCAACCTTAAGAGCGGAGACCGCGTAGTTCTTACTGGCGGCCCAATCGATGGCAATGTAGGTAACACAAATACAATTAAGGTAGAGAGTATTCAGTAA
- a CDS encoding endonuclease III domain-containing protein has protein sequence MRKKELALLVIERLEKEYPTSDCTLDYDDAWKLLVSVRLAAQCTDARVNEIVPHLYEKFPTIDSLANADVNEVEAIVRPCGLGKSKAKDIVACMRMLRDTYDSKVPDTMEELLALPGVGRKSANLILGDVFGKPAIVTDTHAIRLSNRIGLVDNEKDPTKVEMALRKIIPPELGNDLCHRLVDHGRAVCTARTAPYCDRCCLEDICKKRI, from the coding sequence ATGAGAAAAAAAGAACTTGCTTTATTAGTAATTGAACGATTAGAAAAAGAATATCCCACTAGTGACTGCACTCTGGATTACGATGACGCCTGGAAGCTTTTAGTTTCAGTGCGACTTGCAGCCCAGTGCACAGATGCCAGGGTCAATGAAATAGTTCCTCATCTATATGAAAAGTTTCCTACCATTGATTCATTAGCAAATGCTGATGTAAACGAAGTAGAGGCAATTGTTCGTCCATGCGGCCTAGGCAAATCAAAGGCAAAGGATATCGTTGCCTGCATGCGAATGCTTCGAGACACATATGATTCCAAGGTTCCAGACACTATGGAAGAGCTTTTAGCTTTACCTGGAGTTGGCAGAAAATCGGCAAATCTCATTCTCGGAGATGTGTTTGGCAAACCAGCAATTGTTACTGACACACATGCAATTAGATTATCCAACAGAATCGGACTTGTAGATAATGAAAAGGATCCTACCAAAGTAGAAATGGCCCTTAGAAAAATAATTCCGCCAGAATTAGGAAATGATTTATGCCATAGACTTGTGGATCATGGTCGCGCCGTTTGCACTGCCAGGACAGCTCCTTACTGTGACAGATGCTGTCTCGAAGATATTTGCAAAAAACGTATATAA